AAGCAATGATGGATCAGCAACTGTTTGAAGTATTGAAGAAGAAGAGCAATGTGAAAGACACCCGCGGTAAATTCTTCTAATAAAACGCTACATTTTAACTGACATAAGGAAAGGGGAAGCAGTAATGCTTCCCCTTCTTATTGTTTATAGGGTGGTTTTACCTGTTATTGACTTATTCGTAAATTTGTATTTCTAAATGTGAGAAAATGGACGAAATCGTTAATAAAATAGCGCAGAGTGGATTGGAAACCATCGACTTAGAGAATTACTTTCCACAGGGAGAAATAGTTGTTTTTGACCTGAAAGACTTTCTGTTCATGGGGCTGATCCTGAAAGAAAAGGATTTTAGAGCTGCCCTTCAAGCGCACGACTGGGAGCAATACCGTGGAAAGAATGTGGGTCTCGTATGTAGTGTTGATGCAGTAATACCGTTGTGGGCATATATGCTGGTAATGACCTATCTGGAGCCATTGGCGGCTTATGCGGCTGCAGGAGATGCCGATTTTATACACAAAACCCTTTACCTGCAGGAGTTGAGCAAGATTGATGTAAGCACGTTTGCAGATAAGAGAATTGTGATAAAAGGGTGTGGCGACAAGCGTGTGGGAGAAATTGCCTATGCGGAGATCACCAGGTTACTGCGTCCGGTTGTAAAAAGTATCATGTACGGAGAACCCTGTTCTACAGTACCTGTCTATAAGAAAAAAAGCTAAAACCAGCCTCTTTTCCTGAAAACAAAGACCATCAGGAGTAGCAATATACCCATTCCTCCCAGGGTGTAGTAATATCCGTTAGGGGAATCCAGTTCGGGCATATTGTGAAAGTTCATGCCATAGATACCGGCCAGCAATGTGGGCGGTGCCATTAGCGTAGTTACCACGGCCAGTACTTTCATAATCTCATTCAACTTCAGATTGAGCTGGGTATGGTACATCTCCTGGAGGTTTAGCACCATGTCGCGGTAGTTATCTGCCAGATCGTTACATTGAATAATGTGGTCATGAACATCTTTGTAATATTTTCTCACATTATCTTCCAGAAAATCGCTGTCGCTTTTCAGATAACCATTTACCAGCTCACGCACAGGTGAGATGGCACGCTTGAATAAAAAGACTTGTCGCCTCAGAAAGTTGATTCTGGCCAGTGTGCGGGTATTAGGTTGGTGTTGCACAATGTCTTCCATCATTTCAATCCGCTCTCCCAGTTTATCCATCACGATAAAATAGTTATCAACGATTACATCGAGCAAGGCATAACAGAGATAATCTGCTCCACCATTGCGGATCCTGGATCCTTTAAGCGTTAGTTTGGTGCGGATGGGATCAAATACATCTCTTACCGGATCTTCCTGGAAGGAAATCACGAAATTTTTTCCGAGCACGATACTTACCTGTTCCAGGTCAACCGCGGAGGTTTCATTGTTAAAGTAGATCATGGGAAGCAGGCAAAAGAGGCGGTCGTTGATTTCGTCCATTTTTGCCCGTTGTCCGATGCTCAAAATGTCTTCTTCAATCAATGGGTGAATCAGGAAGTTTTCACAGATGGCGTGTACTTCGTCTTTCCGTAGCCCGTCGATATTAATCCAGCAAAGTTGAGGTGACTCAAGATATTTATAGGTGTCTTCTATCTTTTCCAGAACCAGTTCTGTACACGAAGTGCTGTTATAGTCAAAAACAGTGATCCTTGTATTATCCGCTGGTTTGCGTAGAGAAACCCCTTCCGCCGGATTAAAGTTCATGATACGCTGCTTCCTCACCTTAAACGGATTTAGTACCTGCACTACATCGGGGATAGGAAGTTTGTTTTTCAATGCCATAATTAACTGATATTACGAGGATTCATCACCGAATTTAAAATAAATAGAGGTTCTGTCAATTTTCCAGCGGAATATTTATGGATGTTTAATATTTCTCCGAGTCGTAGAGAAAGATCGCGTGATGTGAGAAATAAATTCGCAACTATTATCCCATAGGACATATGGACTAAAGAATGAAATATTAAAAAGGCTTATTATTAACCTGCGGGTAGCAACGGAAAATAATAAGCCTATAAAAATTTTTAAAAGCGGAGATCAGAATTTAGGAAGATCGATTACCGGGGGCGTGCCGGTGGCCGGTCTTTCGAAAATATCCCCATATTGTGCATTAGCTGGTTTGAAGCCACTGTTCCATAAATAGAACCACCCGTTTTCTGCTCCTCCCCCATAGTCGATACGGTCTTTTGCTTTGGCGGTGGCGTCGTTGGAGAATCTGGCTTTGGTTAACTCAATCCATTCTCCGGTATTGGTTTTTATCCAATGGTTACCAAAGTAGCCTTTACGGCTGAGATGACCATTTTCAAACGAAAAGTTTTCCAGAAAAGAGTAAAGATGTCCCATATATTTTCCATCTTTCGGTGCTCTGAAACTGGCGATCAGCTTCCACTCCCGGTGTTCGGGAACATAGAAATACGCCGTATATGTGGTGGTAGTGCCGGTAGGAACGCTGTGCATCAGGAAATGATAGGTTTCTCCTGCTTTCCAGGGATATATCCAATGGCTGTGGCCTCCGGTTCCTTCTCCGCCAAAGCCGCTGGCATAAACGCTGTCGCCTTTTGCAAGGAGTACCACCTGATCTTCATATTTCACTTTGCTGCGTTCTTCCGGTTCTCCGCCGGCATCCCACACAGAAAAGATGATTCTTCTTTCAACAGAGGAATTTACCTGCATTCCGAAATAGCCTCTGTGAAAGCCGCACGACATGAAGTAAGTGCCTATTTTATCTTCTCCCGCCGGCACTTTAATTTCACCATAAAACCATTCTACATTTTTGCCATCCGGCACAGGGTAGTTAAGATGTACGGAGGCCGCACGGCGCCAGGGTTTGGGGTTGAACTGTATGTCTTTTACCGCGGCGCCGGAAAGGTCTATGCCTTTGACATCTGCATAAACACTTCCTTTCTTTTCTACTCCTTTCAGTGAGATACAATAAAACCCTGGGTTTTTTATATTGGTTTGTAAAACCGGGATCGTTGTAAATTCATTATTGTTAGGAATGCTAATTGTTTTTTCTGTTCCGTTCACTGTAAGTGAAATACTGCTTCCGGCATCAGATCTGGCAACCAATGATACTTTCAGCGGCCCGGTGCTGGCTGCGTGGAAATAGAAGTTAACCGTGTTACTATTACTGGTCCAGTTAGTAACACCTTCTTTTTCGTTGATGTTTACATTTTCCTCTGCAGGGTCTGCATAAGCAGTGAAACCGGGAAGTTCCACCGCAGGAGATTGAGCAAAAGTGCTGCCAGCAGTAGCGTATAGCAGCAGCGCCGATAGGAGAAATCGTTTATTCATTGTTCATTAATTGTATGGGAACAAATAAAGCAGCATCTCTTACCAAAAGCAATTGCAGGATTAAAATATTACAATCGAATGAGAATGTCTTAAAAGGCGCCAGGGATCCGGGAAATGAGGTTATTTCCGTTTTTTACTTTTCTTGTATTTCACTTCAACATTAGCCACGCCGGTATTGAGCATACCTAGTTTGGCAGCAGCCCGGTGTGAAAGATCTATAATGCGCCCGGTAACAAATGGTCCCCTATCGTTGATACGAACTTTCACACTTCTTCCGTTTGAAACATTGGTGACGGTGACTTTGGTGCCGAAGGGCAATGATCTGTGGGCTGCAGTGAGCCGGCGTTGACGGAAAACCTCGCCGCTGGCAGTTTTTCTACCATCAAAGGAGTCGGCATAATAGGAGGCTTTACCTGTTTCCATGATTTTGCGGCTGCAGGAAGAGGTAGTTGCCATCAGTAAGAACAGCAACGGTGCAAAACAACCACGGATGGACGCTTGAAGAGGTGTCATTACGGATAGCGATTTAGATTAGAGATATAAAAATAGCACATTTTTTAATATGTTCATCGGACATTGGTATTCAATTGATGAACAACGTTTTTGATTAAAGAAGGAACAATCAGGCGATGAAAAGGCTTAACAAAGAAGAAGTAGAGCCTCCCCCATATATTGTTGTAGTGAACAAGGGTAGTGCATAACAACAGTTGTGGGGTATTTTCGGAGGATTGCAGATAAAGGGAAACCCAGAAGTTAAGATGTTTATCATCCTGCCCAAGGATCAGTTCTTTCTTGTTTTTATCAAGGATAATAAAGGGGCCGGCCTTTTCTCCCGGGGCGATCTGCATTTGTTTCCGGGATGTGGGTTGGGATACTTTAAGGCCAAATAAGCGAACGAGGTTGTCCCTGAAAAGCAGCATCTGCTCCACCCAGCGAGGAGCTGAAGATAAAAAAGCAGAGCCAGTTTGTTCGATTGTTACCGGATGAGTGGAGAGGATTGCAGTTGAATAAGAGTCGGTATAATGAATGCTACCAGGCTTCGGGTGGAGGATTGAATCATCAGGGAGTAAGTACATGATATACGTTATTGATCCTGCACAAAGGTAAGTATATATATTGCTGAACAATGTAGATGAGGCAGATGTTTTAATCAATCTACGAGCAGAAAAAATATTTTATGGCAAAATTAGTAGCAGATCAGATCGTGGAAATGCTGGTTGCGGCTGGTATTAAGCGAATTTATGCCGTTACCGGCGATAGTTTAAACCATTTGAATGATGCTGTTCGCCGGGAAGGCAGCATACAATGGATTCATGTAAGACATGAAGAGGTAGGGGCATTTGCGGCCGGGGCAGAGGCACAGTTGAATGGACTGGCCTGTTGTGCGGGGAGCAGCGGTCCGGGCCACGTACATCTTATCAATGGCCTGTATGATGCACATCGTTCGGGAGCATCTGTGCTGGCTATAGCATCTACCTGTGCTACCAGTGAATTTGGCAGCAATTATTTCCAGGAAACAAATACCATCAAGTTGTTCGATGATTGTAGTCATTATAATCAGATTGCAGCAACCGCTGAGCAGGCGCCCCGTATGTTACAGGCAGCCCTTCAGCATGCGTTGAATAAACATGGTGTGGCGGTTTTCGGGTTACCCGGAGATGTGGCAGCCCAGGAAGCGAAAGAAATACCAACTGCCACGAAAACCTATGCTCCCCGGCCAATTATCCGTCCGTCTGAAAAAGAGCTGGATCAGCTGGCAGAGCTGCTAAACGGCGCCGGAAAGAGGGCTATTTATTGTGGTGTTGGTGCATCGGAAGGGCATGATCAGGTAGTGGCGCTTGCCGAAAAATTGAAAGCACCGGTTGCTTATTCGTTTCGCGCGAAGATGGGTATACAGCATCATAATCCGAATGAAGTGGGAATGACTGGCCTACTGGGCCTGGCATCCGCCTATAAAAGCATGCACGAGGCTGATGTATTGCTCCTACTCGGAACAGATTTCCCCTATACCCCTTTCATACCGGAAAAAGCGAAGATTGTTCAGATAGATATAAGGCCCGAACTGCTGGGCCGCCGGGCCACCCTTGAAATGGGCCTGTGCGGGGATATCAGGGACACACTGGATGCCCTGTTGCCGAAATTAAAAACGCATACAGACAGGGAGTTTCTCGATGCGATGGTGGAGTTTTACAAAGAAGTGCAGCAGAAAATGCAGACATATGTGAATGACAAAGGTAAAACGGATGCCATCAGCCCGGAATTTGTGGCAACCACCCTTAACCAGGTTGCTTCCAACAATGCAATTTTTACCGTAGATACCGGGATGACGAATGTGTGGACCGCCCGTTATCTGGTGGCGACAGGAAAGCGTTCTCTCCTGGGTTCTTTTAATCATGGATCTATGGCCAATGCCATGCCTCAGGCAATAGGCGCCGCACTGGCTCAACCGGGCAGGGAGGTATACGCCTTGTGCGGAGATGGAGGATTAACTATGTTGCTCGGAGATCTGATGACCATACGACAATATAATCTGCCGGTAAAAGTGATCGTGTTTAATAACAGGGCATTGGGAATGGTGAAACTGGAAATGGAAGTTGCGGGTATACCGGACTGGCAAACAGATATGGTTAATCCAGATTTCGCAGCGGTAGCAGTTGCGATGGGGTTCACGACCTTTACGGTACATCAGCCGGACGATGTAACAGATATTTTACAAAAGGTTGCGCAAACGAAAGGTCCGGTATTGGTAAACATCTTCACTAATCCTGAATCACTGGCAATGCCTCCCAAAATAGAGTTTTCACAAATGAAAGGTTTCGCCCTCTGGATGAGCAAATTAATTCTCAGCGGGCGTTATGAGGATGTGTTTGATGCCGTTAAATCGAATTATAAACATCTGAAAGACGCATTGTAGAAGAACAGTGTCTGATTCGCTAGAACGGGTATCCGATCGCAATATTCAGGATCAGGTTCTTCTTTCGCCAATCAGGATCGCCGAAATTGATTTTGTTGATGACCCATTTTTCGTTGTCAGGAAGATAGGGTATGCGCAATGGTGTGGCCAGATCCAGTCGTACTACCACTATTGAGGCATCTATTCGAAGACCGAGACCCGCGCCTACGGCGATATCTTTATAAAAAGTGTTGAACTTGAATTTGCTGCCGGGTTTGTCGGGAACATCTTTTTGAAGCCAGATATTACCTGCATCAACGAAAGCTGCAACGTTAAATACGCTTGCAACGTGTATGCGCAGTTCTGAATTGAATTCCAGTTTAATGTCACCGGCTTCGTTAGCCAGCAGGGCGGAAGTATCCACTGCTTTATTATGGTAAGAACCGGGGCCCAGCGTACGAGCCCTGAAGGCCCTGATACTGCTGCTTCCACCGGTGAAGAACTGTTTTACGAATGGCAGCGTGGCAGAGTTGCCATAAGGCAAACCATATCCCAGCAACAGGCGGTTAACCCATTGTTTGCCATTGCCTATTTTCCAATAGTGGCGGCCTTCGAGCGTAAGCTTTTCGTATTGAGCGAAGGAATTGCCGAGTATGGTACGTTGTCCGGTATCATTTTTAGGAACGAACAATCCGGCCAGATTACCGGATATATCGATGTTACCACTGAGATAGAAGCTATGTATACGATTGGGGTGCTGATTGTTGTAGGTGATGGTGTAGTTACCACCCAGGATGAATTGTTTTTCTATAGCAGCTCTTTGGCTTGGATCGTTCAGCAGTATGCTGTCGTATTTGGAAGTTGTTCTGGTCGGCAATACATAAGTAACTGCTACCGGAGCAAAGATGTGGCTGAGGTATTGTGTTTTTTGCCACAGATACTGCAGCTGCAGCGTATATGCGTTCAGGTTATACATGTCGGCCCGGCTGTATAGTTCATAACTGGCGCTGATACGGGTCTTGGGCACATAAGGTGTTCGGATATTAAGTCCACGGAACGGCGTCAGGAACCGGGGAAAGGTAACGGCCACTTCAGCTCCGAGGGAATATGAATTACTTCCTCCGGCGCTGTTATTACCTGTTTGCCATTCCATTCCTCCACTCAGGCCTATCTCCAGCAATGATGCTGAATGGAGCCAGTTGCGGTTCTTGGCCGTTATTTTCACTTCAGAACCAATAAACCCGTTGGATTTGGAGGTGCCTCGTAACTCTGTTTGTAATGAACGACGTTTATAGGGAGTAAGATAAAATTTGGCGTCCAGCCATCCACTATCGAGAGAGAGGCTGTTATTTACCATTGCGCGGTAATTGACGGTTTGCAGGCTGTCGCGCCCATTCCTGCCCGGCGTTTTGCTGGTGGGCAGCTGGCTGGGGCTGGTTCCCACGATATTGTGAACGGAAGTATCCCTCACCGGCGAAAACTGACCTTTGACAAATTTAAATACCCCAAGATTGATCAGCCTTTGTAAGGTGATGTTGTGGGAGCTCAGGCGGTAAAGGCTGTCCGGCCGGAGAAAAACGGACCGGTCGAAAGCACTGCGCTTAAATCGTTTTACAGAATCAATGATGTAAATACCCTTGTACATTACCGGTGTACCGAGTGTTGATGCAGAGTCGTTATCCAATGAATAGTCTGGGAAAAGCGAGATGTCGTGCATTCTGTAAGGCCGTAGTGCGAGCAAAGGCGTATTGTCTTTTATCTTCACATACAAATTCACCTTACCCATCTTATTACTATCGGCCTGTACAAGCAGGTAATCTGGTGTGAAGTAGTAATATCCCTGTTCTTTCAGAACTGCGTGTATACGTTCCCGTTCGGCCGTTATGGAATCAAGGGAATAGGGCTCTCCTTCTATCAGGGAGCTTTCATCTCTGGTGGCCAGAACGGATTTACCAATGGCGCTGCTATCGGTAATATAGGTAACGCTTTTGATCGTATAGCGATGATTGGGGGTGGCGGTGTAAATAACAGCGGCTTTTTTACGGCCGGTTTTTTTTACAGCAGCAGTTACTTCCGATTGAAAGTATCCATGGTCTATCAGTGAGCCCTGGAGGATTTTAGAAGTATAGTCGGGTTTTGCCTGGCTCAGTAACACCGGAGGCTCTCCCCATTTTTTTCTCAGGAGGTAGTTAAGGCCTTTTCCTCTGGGCTCTTTGCCCATATTATACAGCCATAGCTTAATGGGCATGCCCAGGAATTTCCTGTTCCGGTTAGGCCGGATCTTTTTGTTAAGTCCTTCAACGAGCGAGCTGTAGTCTTTGGGTTTCTTTCTGGTAACAGTATCGTTGATCCATTTCACCTCACTACCTGTATATAACCGGTCGCCCTCCGGAACAGTACGGGTAGTACTGCAGGAGCTGATCGCCAGGTATACCAGGCAGAGTATGATAGTGTTTATGATGATATAGTTATTTGCTCTTCGCATCAGGTGTTGCTGAATTTTTATTTGTCTTCTTATTATCACGTAACCGGTCTTTCTTCTTATCTGATTTGGAACGTTGCAGAATTTCCCGGAATTCATCATAGTCCATCACCAAAGCGAAGGCAACGCCGGTTTCTACCACCTGGCCCTGAATCACCATCTGGCCATCATTACGTTGATATACCCTGATTCTGTAGCGACCATCCCTGGTAAGTTTGTATTCTACTGAAATATCGCCTATCAGAGAGCTGGCATTTTGCTGATTCCCCTGCAGCATGATATTGGAGCCAACGGAAACGGATAAACGATCATTGAACAGTTGCTTGGATGCTCCGATATTCAGATTGGTGCTTTCCTGTGCAGAACCGGAAGAGTAATCTTCTTTATTCTGAAGATCAAAATTCAGGTCCACTCCTTTGATCAGGTTTCCGGCGAGGTTGTTGAGTTGCTGAGAGAGGATTTTACTAACACTGTTTTTGGCTGCCTGCCCTACCCCGCCTCCGGTTCCGCCGCTCAGTGTGCTCATCGGATCGTCGGGGACAAAGGTGTTCAGCACCAGTAGCCCCATTACCTGTTTATTCAATTCAGATGTGCTCTGGTTGATTTGTTTCAGGCGATTATAAGGGGTACCGTTTAGCGTGTTCCTGTCTTTTTCCGGCAAATCAAGACGGAAGCTGATATCGGGTTTCAGCAGGCTGCCTTTGATCATCAGGTAAACAAGAAATGGCATGCGCTGTTTGTACATATTCTGTTGGTCAGCAGGCTTGCCTTGTATCTGACCAGCCACAAGGTCGTAGGCTGGCGCATTCACCGTGTATTTGGCGGTAATATCGAGGTCGGCGGAGGTGGCATCCCCGTTGAAGGAAATAAAGCTTCCTTTCTCGATATCAAAGGAGCGTTTGATCAGTTGATTAAGCGACATTTCATATTTCCCTTCGGAAATTTCGTAACGTCCTGTCAGACTGAGTTTACTACTGGGATCCAGTGTTGCATTAATACTGGCCGTTCCCTTTGCCTGTACATAGTCCCCGTTCTGTGCATCAATGACAATCTTGATAACAGATTCCGGCGTGATGTCGAGGTTTCCGGAGAGGAACATCCCTTTCAGGCGGGTGGTTTTATATTTCAGGCTGTCTTGCCGGGCCAGCAGCGCAGAGTCTACCGGTTTGGACATATCCACGAATTCCACGATACCTTCCCTGTTGGCAAGGCTTGGCTCGTCCTGCGGAAGTATCATGGTGACGCTGGATTTATCGCGTAGTTTCACGGCAGCGTCGATTCTCGGGAGATCGAGGGTACCACGTACTTTTATTTTGCTATCGATGAATGCCGGCCCATAAACCCACTGATCGGGGTTTTGTTGCTTGCCGAGTGCCATGAAATTATTGGCGGTTACGTCCAGGTTGAAACGGTAGTTGGTGAAGTCCTTAGAGTTGATGCGGCCGTTCACTACCAGTTCGTTATTAAGACTGTCGGCGATGACAAGGTTGTTCAGCTGAATACCTTTTTCGTCGATCACAATATTTTCATCGGGCAAGTGCAGGGTACTGCCAATCATGTTGACCATGGCAGCTGCTTTGTTGAAATGCAGATTACCAGTAACGCGAGGGGCTGAAGTGGTCCCTGAAATATTGAACTGGCCGTCGGCGCTTCCCGACATATTAGACAGGCTACCCATTGTAAACGGCTCCATCACTCCCATATTGAGGTGGTTGATGTTGAGCAGGGCATTGATGGTGCTGTCGTAAGTACCATCTACCTTAATATCATTTCCATATCCTTCCAGTCCGGCAAGGAGTTTATATTGATCGGGTGAGCTATTATCAACGCTGGCGTTGAGGGTGCCCATGTGCTTGTTCCTTACCACAAGGCTGTCTACTTTCAGCACTGCATGAACGAGCGGAGACTGGTTCCAGTTATGTACGGTGGCGTCGGCATTGAGGATACCGTTTGCCAGCAGGGTATCGGTAGCCAGCAGGCCGGTGATGGTCGATAATTTGAAGTTGCTGATATTGGCCAGCAACGCGGGTACTGAGCTGGAATCGGGCCGGGTGGACACCTGTATTGCCTGATCGCCATGTGAAATTTTGATATTGGCGGTATCCGGAGCCCCGTTCCTGATGCGCAACACATTATTGCCGGCAACGGTCCAGGTTTGTTTATTCAACAGCAGTCCGGGTTTCAGCGAGAGCTGCATTACGTTGTCTTTCAGGAAGGAAAACAGGCCACCCAGTTTGTATTTAGCCTGCCGGTTTTCATCGTCCAGCAGGAGATCGAAATCAACCACTCCTGTGCTGGCATTGGCTTTCAGCAGGGTGTGCTGCAGCGGGAACGACGGATGATGCATACGGGCGAGCGACACGTACGATTGTATGGAAGTATCTCTGATGCGTGTAAACATCCGCAGACTGTCTATTTGCAGGGAGTCGTAACTGATTCGGGCAACGGCCGCATTCACCAGGAGCAGGCTGCTGTCGCTGTTCAACCTGCCGGAGGTAACCAGTGGCACGTCCATCCGGAGCGCGGGGAACAGTGCCTGCAGGCTTTTCGGCCATAATAAAGAAGCATTCCAGCGTAATATTTGTCCGCCGGGAACACTTACCACCCGGGATGAATCTTCCGGCATCAACGGCTTATTGATAATATTGCTGAAAGCAGTACCAATCTTTGTATAATTCATCTGGCCGCTGGCATTCAGCGAGCCAA
The genomic region above belongs to Chitinophaga sp. 180180018-3 and contains:
- a CDS encoding translocation/assembly module TamB domain-containing protein; translated protein: MTEPAETGEKKGRRRWWRWILWPIVAVLFLPVILVLLLQLSGVQSYLRDQGESYLRKKLHTKVQIGYLRVRWWQYLELRNVYVADTSNQALFYTGSLKVHYNLLSLIGNELKIDKLEWDSLIVNAYRHPTDSVFNYQFIINAFVSPATTPDTISPATGTTMQFRLKDISLRHVRVSYLDAPGGMNAVLAWDNLFVDPDDLLIDDGVYAFRGIKLDGLRGFFRQQYIPRIPAAAAPPPPPADTNSPSLHLLLKKLQLNNSSFQYADEGSGISTTWRIGSLLLRNSNLDQDSTRIQVGDLSINNTTGVVMMLPAKDTIPAIPKDTTPNTWQVFANLVNLDHIALRYDNGPAPKAAGPDPDYNHLLLTSFASKIANLRYKPDSTAVHIKSLTASERSGFAIRKANMDVLFTPHMLALKNFLLQTNKSTFRKQIIVTVPSWSGIADNLDQLGLDASLDSVHVALGEWLPFVPDARKNKSFAPLWDKELTLSAILKGTLGTLNIKQLYLNDHNGNIIKADESQVQHATDPNQFSANLPNLYIQTGNKPLRAWLPAGTLPDTPRIPEDMLITGMFRGDMKDLVTQLQLKSEYVQANLDAHLVNITDSIRSSYTISIPYFRANPGAMLYDTTLGWVAGKLMANGQGYTLKQMTAKAAVQLDEAHYNAYTYHDVNIIAGINRGDFHVQGESADTSINANFDISGQLPDSTIRNLKVNMDLAKADLFATHWYSEPMSLKGNFVADFSTIAPEQISGNAFLTNCKITTREKEFPLDSISLTASYSDQQYITLLSPLGSLNASGQMNYTKIGTAFSNIINKPLMPEDSSRVVSVPGGQILRWNASLLWPKSLQALFPALRMDVPLVTSGRLNSDSSLLLVNAAVARISYDSLQIDSLRMFTRIRDTSIQSYVSLARMHHPSFPLQHTLLKANASTGVVDFDLLLDDENRQAKYKLGGLFSFLKDNVMQLSLKPGLLLNKQTWTVAGNNVLRIRNGAPDTANIKISHGDQAIQVSTRPDSSSVPALLANISNFKLSTITGLLATDTLLANGILNADATVHNWNQSPLVHAVLKVDSLVVRNKHMGTLNASVDNSSPDQYKLLAGLEGYGNDIKVDGTYDSTINALLNINHLNMGVMEPFTMGSLSNMSGSADGQFNISGTTSAPRVTGNLHFNKAAAMVNMIGSTLHLPDENIVIDEKGIQLNNLVIADSLNNELVVNGRINSKDFTNYRFNLDVTANNFMALGKQQNPDQWVYGPAFIDSKIKVRGTLDLPRIDAAVKLRDKSSVTMILPQDEPSLANREGIVEFVDMSKPVDSALLARQDSLKYKTTRLKGMFLSGNLDITPESVIKIVIDAQNGDYVQAKGTASINATLDPSSKLSLTGRYEISEGKYEMSLNQLIKRSFDIEKGSFISFNGDATSADLDITAKYTVNAPAYDLVAGQIQGKPADQQNMYKQRMPFLVYLMIKGSLLKPDISFRLDLPEKDRNTLNGTPYNRLKQINQSTSELNKQVMGLLVLNTFVPDDPMSTLSGGTGGGVGQAAKNSVSKILSQQLNNLAGNLIKGVDLNFDLQNKEDYSSGSAQESTNLNIGASKQLFNDRLSVSVGSNIMLQGNQQNASSLIGDISVEYKLTRDGRYRIRVYQRNDGQMVIQGQVVETGVAFALVMDYDEFREILQRSKSDKKKDRLRDNKKTNKNSATPDAKSK